A genome region from Tistrella bauzanensis includes the following:
- a CDS encoding TRAP transporter large permease encodes MDPYLLGLVGLGISLVLIALRVPIAFALGAVALVCIFLFFALAGGGAPRFAMAVTPAMTLASGTLFQLFHSYELTAIPMFVALGHVCFRAGITSDIYFAARVWLARVPGGLAMASVLGCGGFAAISGSSLACAATMGRVAVPEMLRYGYDQRLATGSVAAAGTLGSLIPPGILFILYGLFAEQSVARLFMAGVVPGIISLVGYWVVIGIWTRLRPGHAPAATERFDLSALGRAMLHAWPAVTIFVIIIGGIYGGVFTATEAAAVSFVTGTVIAFATRRITMAGFVAALAETASQTAAIFLIAGAAKIFVSFVSLTGIAHVMVDLVQVADPGPVLLLLGVAAVYLVLGMFLDPLGILLLTLPFVLPLIEQNGFDLIWFGVILVKLLEMGLITPPVGLNVFVLASVTQPKIAIDKVFAGVMPFFLMDIVVLGLLLAFPVLSLWLGQAL; translated from the coding sequence ATGGATCCGTACCTCCTCGGTCTCGTCGGCCTCGGTATCTCGCTGGTGCTCATCGCTCTCAGGGTGCCGATCGCCTTCGCGCTGGGCGCCGTCGCCCTGGTCTGCATCTTCCTGTTCTTCGCCCTGGCGGGTGGCGGCGCGCCGCGCTTCGCGATGGCGGTCACGCCGGCGATGACGCTGGCCTCGGGAACGCTGTTCCAACTCTTCCACAGTTATGAGCTGACGGCGATTCCGATGTTCGTGGCGCTTGGTCATGTCTGCTTTCGCGCGGGGATCACCAGCGATATCTATTTCGCCGCCCGGGTCTGGCTTGCCCGGGTTCCGGGCGGTCTCGCGATGGCGTCGGTTCTGGGATGCGGCGGTTTCGCCGCGATCTCGGGGTCCAGCCTCGCCTGCGCCGCCACGATGGGGCGGGTCGCGGTTCCCGAAATGCTCCGCTATGGCTATGACCAGCGGCTCGCCACGGGCTCGGTCGCGGCGGCGGGCACACTGGGATCGCTGATCCCGCCGGGTATCCTGTTCATCCTCTATGGCCTCTTCGCCGAGCAGTCGGTCGCCAGGCTGTTCATGGCGGGGGTCGTGCCGGGCATCATCTCGCTGGTCGGCTATTGGGTGGTGATCGGCATCTGGACCAGGCTCCGGCCCGGTCATGCGCCGGCGGCGACCGAGCGGTTCGATCTGTCGGCGCTTGGCCGGGCCATGCTGCACGCCTGGCCGGCCGTCACCATTTTCGTGATCATCATCGGCGGCATCTATGGCGGCGTCTTCACCGCCACCGAGGCGGCCGCCGTCAGCTTCGTGACCGGAACCGTGATCGCCTTCGCCACCCGCCGCATCACCATGGCCGGTTTCGTCGCGGCGCTCGCCGAGACCGCCAGCCAGACGGCGGCGATCTTTCTGATCGCCGGGGCGGCGAAGATCTTCGTGTCCTTCGTGTCCCTGACCGGCATTGCCCATGTGATGGTCGATCTGGTTCAGGTCGCGGATCCCGGGCCGGTCCTGCTGCTGCTGGGGGTGGCCGCGGTCTATCTGGTGCTCGGCATGTTCCTGGATCCGCTGGGTATCCTGCTGCTGACCCTGCCCTTCGTCCTGCCGCTGATCGAGCAGAACGGCTTCGATCTGATCTGGTTCGGCGTGATCCTGGTCAAGCTGCTGGAGATGGGGCTGATCACGCCACCGGTGGGCCTGAACGTCTTCGTGCTTGCCAGCGTCACGCAACCCAAGATCGCGATCGACAAGGTCTTTGCCGGTGTGATGCCGTTCTTCCTGATGGACATCGTCGTGCTGGGGTTGCTGCTTGCCTTCCCGGTGCTGTCGCTCTGGCTGGGTCAGGCGCTCTGA
- a CDS encoding acyl-CoA dehydrogenase family protein, whose translation MTADNIPAFRAEVRAFVHNALPDDIAATVARGRAPGKSDHVRWQKILNDRGWLTGAWPEAWGGAGWEPARQLAFLQESALAGAPMIIPYGVNMVGPVIQVFGSPAQKARHIPGIVTSDVWWCQGYSEPGAGSDLAALRTRAVREGDVYRINGTKMWTTEAHWADWMHCLVRTSDGGRRQDGISFLLIDMTTPGITIRPIITIDGQHHTNQVFFDDVIVPADNLVGEEGRGWAIAKFLLGHERMSIADTGPKLRLMRHIRAMNAAVQADPAVPAGLRARLADRVAGLSVRLRTLVALEAWLVAAWADSRPVGADGSMLKIRGTEVLQAMTEVALDLSGPYGAVHDPALVHDAPNLPQTAAHEASAMAHHYLYGRCWSIFGGTNEIQRNIIAKTVL comes from the coding sequence ATGACAGCCGACAACATCCCGGCCTTCCGTGCCGAGGTCCGCGCCTTTGTTCACAATGCATTGCCGGACGATATCGCGGCCACGGTCGCCCGGGGCCGCGCGCCGGGCAAATCCGATCATGTCCGCTGGCAGAAGATCCTGAATGACCGGGGATGGCTGACCGGCGCGTGGCCCGAGGCCTGGGGCGGCGCCGGCTGGGAGCCGGCCCGCCAGCTTGCCTTCCTGCAGGAAAGCGCGCTGGCCGGCGCCCCGATGATCATTCCCTATGGCGTCAACATGGTCGGGCCGGTGATCCAGGTCTTCGGGTCGCCCGCCCAGAAGGCGCGGCACATTCCGGGCATCGTCACCTCCGACGTCTGGTGGTGCCAGGGCTATTCCGAGCCCGGCGCCGGATCGGATCTGGCGGCACTCAGAACGCGTGCCGTGCGCGAGGGCGATGTCTATCGGATCAATGGCACCAAGATGTGGACGACCGAGGCCCATTGGGCGGACTGGATGCACTGTCTGGTGCGGACATCCGACGGTGGCCGACGGCAGGACGGGATCAGCTTTCTGCTGATCGACATGACCACGCCCGGCATCACGATCCGCCCGATCATCACCATCGATGGCCAGCACCACACCAATCAGGTGTTCTTCGACGACGTGATCGTGCCGGCGGACAATCTGGTCGGGGAAGAGGGCCGGGGCTGGGCGATCGCCAAGTTCCTTCTTGGCCACGAGCGCATGTCGATCGCGGATACCGGGCCCAAACTGCGGCTGATGCGGCACATCCGCGCCATGAACGCGGCCGTCCAGGCCGACCCGGCGGTTCCGGCCGGCCTGCGGGCACGGCTCGCCGACCGTGTCGCCGGCCTCTCTGTCCGCCTGCGAACCCTGGTCGCGCTTGAGGCATGGCTGGTCGCGGCCTGGGCTGATAGCCGGCCGGTCGGCGCCGACGGCTCGATGCTGAAGATCCGTGGCACGGAGGTTCTCCAGGCCATGACCGAGGTCGCCCTCGACCTGTCGGGTCCGTATGGGGCCGTGCACGATCCGGCGCTCGTGCACGACGCGCCCAACCTGCCGCAGACCGCCGCGCATGAGGCATCGGCCATGGCGCATCACTATCTCTATGGCCGTTGCTGGTCCATCTTCGGCGGCACCAACGAAATTCAGCGCAACATCATCGCCAAAACCGTCCTCTGA
- a CDS encoding MarR family winged helix-turn-helix transcriptional regulator codes for MKRKQAQPQAPSETIAPPPPGLVGPQEFRIGFYVHDVSRMRRTLFDAEMKPLGITRSQWWVMAQLSRSLSHGQDGMLQTDLARILDVGKVTVGGLIDRLEAGGFVKRLPDGRDRRAKRVIITERGYEILEAMTSIGRQLNISILKGISPDDIAVAEAVLARMKDNLRRLIDPEAGGLD; via the coding sequence ATGAAGCGTAAGCAGGCACAGCCGCAGGCCCCGTCCGAAACCATCGCCCCGCCACCCCCCGGTCTGGTGGGGCCGCAGGAATTCAGGATCGGTTTCTATGTCCACGACGTCTCGCGGATGCGACGGACCCTGTTCGACGCGGAAATGAAGCCGCTCGGCATCACCCGCTCGCAATGGTGGGTGATGGCCCAGCTCTCGCGCAGTCTCTCGCATGGCCAGGACGGCATGCTGCAGACCGATCTTGCACGGATCCTGGATGTCGGCAAAGTCACCGTCGGCGGCCTGATCGATCGGCTGGAAGCGGGCGGCTTCGTGAAGCGCCTGCCCGACGGCCGGGATCGCCGCGCCAAGCGCGTGATCATCACGGAACGCGGCTATGAGATCCTTGAGGCCATGACCTCGATCGGCCGACAGCTCAACATCAGCATCCTGAAGGGCATCTCCCCCGACGACATCGCCGTCGCCGAGGCGGTGCTGGCACGGATGAAAGACAATCTGCGCCGGTTGATCGACCCTGAGGCCGGCGGGCTCGATTGA
- the dctP gene encoding TRAP transporter substrate-binding protein DctP produces MTRSFDVRAILTAGVAAMTVTMVAGIAPVAAQTTLRYADYSPNRGIRAEMVEDFLTQIETESDGRIKIERYWAQALLSGTKILEGVRNGVASIGTVTADYTPNDLFAYRVGDLPVRNPHEVAGALALYDLATTNPVLQAEFDRLGVVYIANYSVGPIQMVCNKAELTSVDDFAGKKTRAVGTWSQIYAALGAIQAQVTLSETYQALGSGMIDCSQAYGYTTESYKLYEVATSFTVIDGGTIQANGMVFNKREFQALDPRDQEMIRRLGRELTEEVAAATRARNQDVIARLETGIDGHVLAVHRFDEADLARIDEVSQPFFDAFVKDAAARDIDGAALLADYRAALAAHLETVRP; encoded by the coding sequence ATGACCCGTTCCTTTGACGTCAGGGCCATTCTGACGGCAGGCGTCGCGGCGATGACCGTCACGATGGTGGCAGGCATCGCGCCGGTCGCCGCGCAAACCACGCTCAGATATGCAGATTACAGCCCGAACCGCGGTATCCGCGCCGAGATGGTCGAGGATTTCCTGACGCAGATCGAAACGGAATCGGACGGTCGCATCAAGATCGAGCGCTATTGGGCACAAGCCCTGCTTTCCGGAACCAAGATTCTGGAAGGTGTGCGCAACGGCGTGGCCTCGATCGGAACCGTGACCGCCGATTACACGCCGAACGACCTGTTCGCCTATCGTGTCGGCGATCTGCCGGTGCGCAATCCACATGAGGTGGCGGGGGCGCTCGCCCTCTACGATCTCGCGACGACCAATCCGGTTCTGCAGGCGGAATTCGACCGTCTCGGGGTCGTCTATATCGCGAATTACAGCGTCGGCCCCATCCAGATGGTGTGCAACAAGGCAGAGCTTACGTCGGTCGATGATTTCGCCGGCAAGAAGACGCGCGCCGTTGGAACATGGAGCCAGATCTATGCCGCCCTCGGCGCGATCCAGGCGCAGGTGACGTTGTCGGAGACTTATCAGGCGCTCGGCTCCGGAATGATCGACTGCTCGCAGGCCTATGGCTACACGACCGAGTCGTACAAGCTCTACGAGGTCGCCACCAGCTTCACGGTGATCGATGGCGGGACGATTCAGGCCAATGGCATGGTCTTCAACAAGCGTGAGTTCCAGGCCCTCGACCCGCGTGATCAGGAGATGATCCGCCGGCTCGGGCGCGAACTGACGGAGGAGGTCGCGGCGGCGACCCGCGCGCGCAACCAGGATGTCATCGCCCGGCTTGAGACCGGAATCGACGGCCATGTCCTCGCTGTTCATCGCTTCGACGAAGCGGATCTGGCCAGGATCGACGAGGTCAGCCAGCCCTTCTTCGACGCGTTCGTGAAGGATGCCGCCGCGCGCGACATCGATGGCGCTGCCCTGCTCGCGGACTATCGCGCGGCGCTCGCGGCCCATCTCGAAACTGTCCGGCCCTAG
- a CDS encoding AMP-binding protein: MQYGLRDWAHRDPDRPAVEFDEGRVSYGDLEALTNRYARLFRHHGLARGDHIATILGNTADPIAIAWAAYRCGLYHTPVANTFSAREIAYVVDNCDARMVLADARYADTTAPLATMPDQGRQPSHDRQHYAIGDIPGFDPLGPALAAMRTTPVPDETPGALMMYSSGTTGAPKGIWRPLWTHEDAGDGPPVFARDLIQIFGLSSDLRYLSPAPLHHAAPLRWSLAVIAAGGTAVIMRKFDAEHALHLIETRGITMSQWVPTMFRRLLDLPAERRVAFHAPWHRTAIHAAAPCSPELKRAMIDWWGPILTEYYSGTESVGLTCLDSAEWQRKPGSVGRAVKGVLHILDDDDQELPPGRTGRVFFSGISAFQYYKDPAKTAGQTSRQGFQTLGEIGRIDDDGYLFLADRQGDLILSGGVNIYPQEIEYAIEELPLVAECAVAAKPHADYGETPIAFIVPSQEVVDEAAFVDAVAGFCRTRLGRTKQPREIRVVDRLPRSDVGKLLRRVLRDQLRAEPDHGS, from the coding sequence ATGCAGTACGGATTGAGGGACTGGGCGCATCGCGACCCGGATCGGCCGGCCGTCGAGTTCGACGAGGGGCGGGTCTCCTATGGAGACCTCGAAGCGCTCACAAACCGATATGCCCGGCTCTTCCGCCATCACGGCCTGGCCCGGGGCGATCACATCGCCACCATTCTGGGCAACACCGCCGATCCCATCGCCATCGCCTGGGCGGCATACCGCTGCGGGCTCTACCACACCCCGGTCGCCAATACCTTCTCGGCCCGGGAAATCGCCTATGTCGTCGACAATTGCGATGCGCGCATGGTTCTGGCGGATGCCCGTTATGCCGACACCACGGCGCCGCTGGCGACGATGCCCGACCAGGGCCGGCAACCCTCCCACGACCGGCAACACTATGCCATCGGGGACATCCCGGGCTTCGACCCCCTCGGGCCGGCCCTGGCCGCGATGCGGACGACGCCGGTGCCGGACGAAACCCCGGGCGCGCTGATGATGTATTCTTCGGGCACGACCGGCGCCCCAAAGGGAATCTGGCGGCCGCTGTGGACGCATGAGGATGCCGGCGACGGGCCGCCGGTTTTCGCGCGGGACCTGATCCAGATCTTCGGCCTGTCATCCGATCTGCGTTATCTCTCGCCCGCGCCGCTCCATCATGCCGCCCCGCTCCGCTGGTCGCTGGCCGTGATCGCGGCTGGTGGCACCGCCGTCATCATGCGTAAATTCGATGCGGAACACGCGCTCCACCTGATCGAAACGCGCGGCATCACCATGTCGCAATGGGTGCCGACCATGTTCCGGCGCCTGCTGGATCTTCCCGCCGAGCGTCGGGTGGCCTTTCACGCCCCCTGGCATCGCACCGCGATCCATGCCGCCGCACCCTGCTCGCCCGAACTCAAGCGCGCGATGATCGACTGGTGGGGGCCGATCCTCACCGAATACTATTCCGGCACCGAAAGTGTCGGCCTGACCTGCCTCGACAGCGCCGAATGGCAGCGCAAGCCCGGATCGGTCGGGCGCGCGGTGAAGGGCGTGCTCCACATCCTCGACGATGACGATCAGGAACTGCCGCCGGGCCGGACCGGCCGGGTGTTCTTCAGCGGGATCAGCGCCTTCCAGTATTACAAGGATCCGGCGAAGACCGCGGGCCAGACCAGCCGCCAGGGCTTCCAGACGCTGGGCGAGATCGGTCGGATCGATGATGACGGCTATCTGTTCCTCGCCGATCGCCAGGGCGACCTGATCCTGTCGGGCGGGGTGAACATCTACCCGCAGGAAATCGAATACGCGATCGAGGAACTGCCCCTGGTCGCGGAATGCGCGGTGGCGGCCAAGCCTCATGCCGATTACGGCGAGACACCGATCGCCTTCATCGTGCCATCGCAGGAGGTGGTCGACGAGGCAGCCTTCGTCGACGCGGTCGCGGGCTTCTGCCGGACCAGGCTTGGCCGGACCAAGCAGCCACGCGAGATCCGCGTCGTCGATCGTCTGCCGCGTTCCGACGTTGGAAAACTGCTGCGCCGCGTGCTGCGCGACCAGCTCCGCGCCGAGCCCGACCACGGATCGTGA
- a CDS encoding SDR family NAD(P)-dependent oxidoreductase: protein MQGRQVLITGAASAMGRAGALVFAREGARLALVDIDGPGVEALSREIRDQGGHAVAIQRDLSDPAGVRGLVAEAAGSLGGLNVLWNHAGINGPALESLDLASYDTMMAINLTATVLTCGEALPRIRAAGGGAILLTSSVAGLVGSIQNPLYSATRSALVGLAKSLAIRYAPDGIRVNAICPGPVSSPMLRALIDGEHGREIGARLLASIPMGRLGRPEEIAEAALWLASDAASFVTGVALPVDGGVTAR, encoded by the coding sequence ATGCAGGGACGACAGGTGCTGATTACCGGCGCAGCGTCGGCGATGGGCCGCGCCGGCGCGCTGGTCTTCGCCCGCGAAGGCGCCCGGCTCGCCCTGGTCGATATCGACGGCCCCGGCGTCGAGGCCCTCAGCCGCGAGATACGCGATCAGGGCGGCCACGCCGTGGCCATCCAGCGCGATCTGTCCGATCCGGCGGGGGTTCGTGGCCTGGTGGCCGAGGCCGCCGGATCGCTCGGCGGGCTGAACGTGCTGTGGAATCACGCCGGCATCAACGGTCCCGCCCTCGAATCCCTCGATCTTGCCAGTTATGACACGATGATGGCCATCAATCTGACCGCCACGGTCCTGACCTGCGGCGAGGCGCTGCCGCGGATACGGGCGGCCGGCGGCGGCGCCATTCTGCTCACCTCCTCGGTCGCGGGTCTGGTGGGATCGATCCAGAACCCGCTTTATTCGGCCACCAGATCCGCCCTGGTCGGCCTCGCGAAATCCCTCGCCATCCGCTATGCGCCCGACGGCATCCGCGTGAACGCCATCTGCCCGGGACCGGTCTCATCGCCCATGCTCCGCGCGCTGATCGATGGTGAGCACGGCCGGGAGATCGGCGCCCGGCTGCTCGCCTCCATTCCCATGGGCCGGCTGGGGCGGCCTGAGGAAATCGCCGAGGCCGCCCTGTGGCTCGCCTCGGACGCGGCATCCTTCGTGACCGGCGTGGCCCTGCCCGTCGATGGCGGCGTCACCGCCCGCTGA
- a CDS encoding acyl-CoA dehydrogenase family protein, translated as MFLPNQTEDHRLMIATLERVMAAAGDVVTRRAGVSADTPSRLTAWPALLEAGAPAMAFGEAQGGCGGGPADIAAMQMALARFLPVEPLLTAAVSCGRILAAAGAAGAIEAMLDGAMIPALAHTEGFDPWQPPRLAATATATGWRLTGRKPAVRHGDVASHVLVTGRDALAGTVILLCPLTAPGIERTALRLIDGAGAADLVFIDTALPASAALLQGAAADAAIHDALDWTLAGLAVEAAALARAATDATIAYLGIREQFGRPLATFQALQHRAADMEIAATEAAAMAAAAITALDLPPKPDREQTILAASLATDTAARHCAHEAVQLHGGMGVSDELVVSHYLRRVAAIRGQAGTHDARAARLLELEART; from the coding sequence ATGTTTCTGCCGAACCAGACGGAAGACCATCGCCTGATGATCGCCACGCTGGAACGCGTGATGGCGGCGGCGGGCGACGTGGTGACCAGACGAGCCGGGGTGTCGGCCGACACCCCCAGCCGCCTGACGGCGTGGCCGGCGCTGCTGGAGGCGGGAGCGCCCGCCATGGCCTTTGGCGAGGCCCAGGGCGGTTGCGGCGGCGGCCCGGCCGACATCGCCGCCATGCAGATGGCGCTGGCACGATTTCTGCCGGTCGAACCGCTGCTCACCGCCGCCGTCTCCTGCGGCCGCATCCTCGCGGCCGCGGGCGCGGCCGGCGCGATCGAGGCGATGCTCGACGGAGCGATGATCCCGGCTCTTGCCCATACCGAGGGCTTCGATCCCTGGCAGCCGCCGCGACTGGCCGCCACGGCCACGGCCACGGGCTGGCGGCTGACCGGCCGCAAACCGGCCGTCCGCCATGGGGATGTGGCAAGCCATGTCCTCGTCACCGGCCGGGATGCCCTGGCCGGCACGGTTATCCTGCTCTGCCCGTTGACCGCGCCGGGGATCGAGCGGACAGCGCTGCGGCTGATCGACGGCGCCGGCGCGGCCGATCTCGTGTTCATCGACACGGCCCTGCCCGCATCGGCGGCCCTGCTTCAAGGCGCCGCCGCCGATGCCGCCATCCACGACGCCCTCGACTGGACCCTGGCGGGGCTGGCCGTCGAGGCGGCGGCACTGGCCCGGGCCGCCACCGACGCGACCATCGCCTATCTGGGGATCCGGGAACAGTTCGGGCGGCCGCTTGCCACCTTCCAGGCCCTTCAACATCGGGCCGCCGACATGGAAATCGCCGCCACCGAGGCGGCGGCCATGGCTGCCGCCGCAATCACCGCGCTCGACCTGCCTCCGAAGCCTGATCGGGAGCAGACGATCCTCGCGGCCAGCCTCGCCACCGACACCGCCGCCCGGCACTGCGCGCATGAGGCCGTTCAACTGCATGGCGGCATGGGGGTGAGCGACGAACTCGTCGTCAGCCACTATCTCCGCCGTGTCGCCGCCATCCGTGGTCAGGCCGGTACCCATGATGCCCGCGCCGCGCGGCTGCTCGAACTGGAGGCCCGGACATGA
- a CDS encoding class I adenylate-forming enzyme family protein, whose product MTIIYTSGTTGRPKGVLFKHGAVSAFQSAYDASPQWDDWRRDDTGLSAMPNFHMAGIGFMMMGLAVGATMIHTADPSPASLIALCNRHAVTRIFMVPTVIRMVLDDIRRTGAPAPRLAGLYYGASPVGSTLLNEGIAAFGCGFTQFYGMTEACSTHVLGPAEHDPARPHLMRSVGRPLAGVACEIRRPDGAVCPPGEHGEIWIRSDMLMAGYANRPEDTAEAIVDGWFRTGDGGYVDAEGYLYLTDRLKDMIITGGENVYPIEVEDVIIDHPAVAAVAVVGVPDPVWGERVTAVVEAAGDGAGPDLDQLRDFARHRLAGYKCPRALVVVDALPRTASGKIQRAAVRDMLKAPRDAP is encoded by the coding sequence ATGACGATCATCTATACCAGTGGCACGACCGGGCGCCCCAAGGGGGTTCTGTTCAAGCATGGCGCGGTCAGCGCCTTTCAGTCGGCCTATGACGCCTCGCCGCAATGGGATGACTGGCGGCGCGACGATACAGGCCTGTCGGCCATGCCCAATTTCCACATGGCCGGCATCGGCTTCATGATGATGGGCCTCGCGGTCGGCGCCACGATGATCCACACGGCCGATCCGTCGCCGGCCAGCCTGATCGCCCTGTGCAACCGCCACGCCGTGACACGGATCTTCATGGTGCCGACCGTGATCCGGATGGTGCTCGACGACATTCGTCGGACCGGCGCGCCGGCCCCAAGGCTTGCCGGGCTCTATTACGGTGCCTCGCCCGTCGGCTCCACCCTGCTGAACGAGGGGATCGCCGCCTTCGGCTGCGGCTTCACCCAGTTCTACGGCATGACCGAGGCCTGCTCGACCCATGTTCTGGGCCCGGCCGAACACGATCCCGCGCGGCCGCATCTGATGCGCTCGGTCGGTCGTCCGCTCGCCGGTGTCGCCTGCGAGATCCGGCGGCCGGATGGCGCCGTCTGCCCGCCGGGCGAGCATGGTGAGATCTGGATCCGCAGCGACATGCTGATGGCCGGCTATGCCAACCGGCCCGAGGACACGGCCGAGGCGATCGTGGATGGCTGGTTCCGGACCGGCGATGGTGGCTATGTCGACGCGGAGGGCTATCTGTATCTGACCGACCGGCTGAAGGACATGATCATCACCGGCGGCGAGAACGTCTATCCGATCGAGGTGGAGGACGTGATCATCGATCATCCAGCGGTCGCGGCGGTTGCCGTCGTCGGTGTGCCGGATCCGGTCTGGGGGGAGCGGGTGACGGCGGTGGTGGAGGCCGCCGGCGACGGGGCCGGCCCGGATCTCGACCAGCTTCGAGACTTCGCCCGGCACCGGCTGGCGGGCTATAAATGTCCACGCGCCCTGGTGGTGGTCGACGCGCTGCCCCGCACGGCATCGGGCAAGATCCAGCGGGCGGCGGTCCGCGATATGCTGAAGGCCCCGCGCGACGCGCCGTGA
- a CDS encoding AMP-binding protein, with the protein MRVSGPPIDRAAVAWIADLPARFAAETPDKPAIVFDGRETSFRALEDGSRRLAARWQVEGLEAGAVIACFGRNSDLFYQALFACARGGYVLASLNWRYAVAELAYVLNDARPALLIDDPDFADLVAEALDGEASRPALLPTTAEAGPRLAAALHGPAGQAPRRHDDHLYQWHDRAPQGGSVQAWRGQRLSVGL; encoded by the coding sequence ATGCGTGTGAGTGGCCCACCGATCGATCGGGCAGCGGTGGCGTGGATCGCCGATCTGCCGGCGCGCTTCGCCGCCGAGACGCCGGACAAGCCGGCCATCGTCTTCGATGGCCGCGAGACCAGCTTTCGCGCGCTTGAAGACGGCAGCCGGCGGCTGGCCGCCCGATGGCAGGTGGAGGGGTTGGAGGCGGGGGCCGTCATCGCTTGTTTCGGCCGGAACAGCGACCTGTTCTATCAGGCCCTGTTCGCCTGCGCGCGTGGCGGTTATGTGCTGGCGAGCCTCAACTGGCGCTATGCGGTGGCCGAGCTTGCCTATGTGCTCAACGACGCGCGGCCCGCGCTTCTGATCGATGATCCGGATTTCGCTGATCTGGTGGCGGAGGCGCTCGACGGCGAGGCATCGCGGCCGGCCCTGCTGCCGACCACGGCTGAGGCCGGGCCAAGGCTGGCGGCGGCGCTGCATGGTCCGGCGGGACAGGCGCCCCGGCGCCATGACGATCATCTATACCAGTGGCACGACCGGGCGCCCCAAGGGGGTTCTGTTCAAGCATGGCGCGGTCAGCGCCTTTCAGTCGGCCTATGA
- a CDS encoding enoyl-CoA hydratase/isomerase family protein, which translates to MVEDTIATDLSDGVMTVTIRRPAKHNAIDLAVADGLSRAVETFAADPASRVMAIRSEGRFFSAGADLNSPLFPDPDFAGPAAFRRWYRGGRGSLHPLFDMIEAVEKPVVVIHRGPCLGGGLELSLACDFRIAGRSARYGLPEIALGGLPGSGGISRLTRIVGPHWARWLVITNMRMDADQALAAGLVHDVHDDDRLDEAAMRFCRHLATLPAEAVAAGKLAIELATDLDRAQGRNVERLAVSSLVMGPEYRESIAAVRARLASRRP; encoded by the coding sequence ATGGTCGAAGACACGATTGCAACCGATCTGTCCGATGGCGTCATGACCGTCACCATCCGTCGCCCGGCAAAGCACAACGCCATCGATCTCGCGGTCGCCGACGGCCTGTCCCGTGCTGTCGAGACCTTCGCGGCCGACCCGGCATCGCGGGTCATGGCGATCAGATCCGAGGGCCGCTTCTTCTCCGCCGGGGCCGATCTCAACAGCCCGCTCTTTCCAGATCCCGATTTCGCCGGCCCGGCCGCGTTCCGGCGCTGGTATCGGGGCGGCCGCGGCAGCCTGCATCCCCTGTTCGACATGATCGAGGCGGTGGAAAAGCCGGTCGTCGTGATCCATCGAGGCCCCTGCCTGGGCGGCGGGCTTGAATTGTCGCTTGCCTGCGACTTCCGGATCGCCGGCCGCAGCGCACGCTATGGCCTGCCCGAGATTGCACTCGGCGGCCTGCCGGGATCAGGCGGCATCAGTCGCCTCACCCGCATCGTCGGTCCGCACTGGGCACGCTGGCTGGTGATCACCAACATGCGCATGGATGCCGATCAGGCGCTCGCCGCCGGCCTCGTCCATGACGTCCATGACGACGACCGGCTGGACGAGGCGGCGATGCGCTTCTGCCGGCATCTCGCCACCCTTCCCGCCGAGGCGGTCGCCGCCGGCAAGCTCGCGATCGAACTCGCCACGGATCTCGATCGCGCGCAGGGCCGCAATGTCGAGCGACTGGCCGTCAGCAGCCTGGTCATGGGTCCGGAATACCGCGAGAGCATCGCCGCCGTCCGGGCACGGCTGGCATCCCGCCGCCCCTGA
- a CDS encoding TRAP transporter small permease encodes MLQTVITAGHRVLGGLERCLLVVASTALVMIAALILIEIVGRWLPILRIPDNVIIVPQLMVVSIACGLGWVTGRNGHIAIDLLYRHMAPRWQRVCHCLALAAGLVMAVPLVIWVTEDVATLYASNSFYFGELKLPEWPVRTAFLLGLLALAARLCLQLAGLLAGADDPVPGDAGHEG; translated from the coding sequence ATGCTCCAGACTGTCATCACCGCCGGGCACCGTGTGCTCGGCGGTCTCGAACGTTGTCTGCTCGTCGTCGCGTCGACGGCTCTCGTCATGATCGCGGCGCTGATCCTGATCGAGATCGTCGGGCGTTGGCTGCCGATCCTCCGGATTCCGGACAATGTCATCATCGTCCCCCAGCTCATGGTCGTGTCGATCGCCTGCGGCCTTGGCTGGGTCACCGGTCGCAACGGCCATATCGCGATCGACCTTCTCTACCGGCACATGGCGCCGCGATGGCAGCGCGTCTGTCACTGCCTTGCCCTGGCGGCCGGGCTGGTCATGGCGGTGCCGCTGGTGATCTGGGTCACTGAGGACGTTGCCACGCTCTATGCCTCGAACAGCTTCTATTTCGGCGAGCTCAAGCTGCCGGAATGGCCGGTGCGGACCGCGTTCCTGCTCGGGCTTCTGGCGCTTGCGGCCCGGTTGTGCCTGCAACTCGCCGGCCTGCTCGCCGGAGCGGACGATCCCGTGCCGGGCGATGCCGGACACGAGGGGTGA